GTTGCCACAGGTGCCCGAAGACGCCCGGGCTCACTTCATCGAGCCGGAGTCATCGATGCCGGTTGGCTCGATCTCCGCGGCGGCGGGCATGGCTTCGACTTCGGGTGTGGCAGTCGCAGTGCCGCCGCCCTGGACGGTCTGCGGGAGGATCATCACCTCGACGCGACGGTTCTGAGCCCGGCCGCCGGCGGTGGCGTTGCTGGCGACGGGCTCCTGGTCCGCCCGGCCGACGACGGCCACGCGGGTCGCGCTGACGCCCTGACCCATCAGACCCTCGGCCACGCTGATCGCGCGGTGCGACGAGAGGTACCAGTTGTTCTTGTGACCCTTGGCCTTCGTGTTGGCACTGAACGACGTGACGTTGTCCGTGTGCCCTTCGATGTTCAGCAGGTAGCTGCGGGCCACCGGCGAGTTGAGGATCTGGGCGAACCGCTGGATCGCCTGGTTCGCGTCGGCCAGCAGCTCGGCATCGCCGGACTTGAAGGTGACGTCGCTCTTGAACTTCACGATGCCGCGATCAGCGTCGAAGGTGATCAGGTCCGGGTTCTGGGCGGCGTAGCTGGACAGCTCGCTCGTCAGCGCAGCGGGCAGAGCCGGGCCGGTGCCGATCTTGCCGACCAGCTCCTCGTAGCGACGGGCGATCTCGTCGCGCTCGCCGGTGAGGCTGGCGATCTGCATCTCGTAGTTGGCCAGAACAGCGTCGGCGGAGCGATCGGCGTCGCCGATGCGGCCCAGCTGCTCGCGGTAGCCTTCGGCGAGCGTGGCGTTGCTGGTGGCTTGCTGCTGTGCGAGAGCAAGCTGGTCGGCTAGGTCGTTCCGCTGGGCCTCGAGGGCGCGGTAGTCTTCCTGGTTCACACAGCCAACGAGCGTCGTCGCGAGAAGAGCGACGGCAGCGGTGCCGGCGAGACGGGCGGGAGCTAGGGAAATTGCCATGGTTTCTGCCTCCGTGCAGGGTGCGAAGTGATGATGCGGGGACGTCCTGTCACGGCCGCTGCTGGCGATTATGCCGAGAGGTCGCGTGGTTGCAACTTTATCTGACTACGCCAACGCCTCATTCTGGTTCGTTCGCCCGCACCAGACGCAGATCGATCCACTCCGGCGGACTGAAAACGCGAAACGGCAACCGCGTCGTCCCCACGCCACGCGACACGCAGAGCCACGTCTCGCCGACGCGGTGGATGCCGCTGCTCATCGCGTTCGGCAGCGTGTCGTGCGTCATCAGTGGTCTGGTTGGCAGGGCGATCTGCCCGCCGTGCGTGTGACCCGCGAGGTAAAGGTCCGGCCGAAGCAGCGACAGCCGACGCACCTCGTCCGGGTAGTGGTTCAGCACGACGA
This genomic window from Planctomycetota bacterium contains:
- a CDS encoding OmpA family protein, whose protein sequence is MAISLAPARLAGTAAVALLATTLVGCVNQEDYRALEAQRNDLADQLALAQQQATSNATLAEGYREQLGRIGDADRSADAVLANYEMQIASLTGERDEIARRYEELVGKIGTGPALPAALTSELSSYAAQNPDLITFDADRGIVKFKSDVTFKSGDAELLADANQAIQRFAQILNSPVARSYLLNIEGHTDNVTSFSANTKAKGHKNNWYLSSHRAISVAEGLMGQGVSATRVAVVGRADQEPVASNATAGGRAQNRRVEVMILPQTVQGGGTATATPEVEAMPAAAEIEPTGIDDSGSMK